CCACATGAAGTAATCAGTACTTGCACCCTGCACAGGCGAATTACGCTCAAAGCGCAAAAACAGGCTGTCATAGGATGGCGTTGTGCGAGTTACGCTAGAGCTATCACCATAGACAGGATATTGTTGATCGCAATATTTTTCTGTGCCAGCTAAGCTGCTATTGCCAGCACAGTCTTGATTAAGAGTGCGGCTGTTATTAAATGCACCTGTAAATAGCCATTCTCCAACACGTCCAGTTCCAAATACCGCACCATATAGGTCAACTTGAGTACGATTGTCGCGATCGGCAGGCAAAAAGTCCCGCAAGCTGCGATAGAAGTCAGTTCCTCTTGCGCCAACCCGCAGATCAATTACTCCAGTCACCAATGAAGGGCGCAAATCAGTTTCAAACTGAACCTGCGTAAAAGCTTCCATTTGAGCGTTAACCGCTCGAATTGTCACTGTTCCTGTCTTTAATCCCGATCGCAACTGGGTTGAGAACTTCCCTTGTTTAGCTTCAACTTGAAAGCCGGGCTGTTCTGACGAAGCATCAGTACCAATAAACGTACCTTCACTAGCTTCAAGGGTGACTAATGCATCCCAGTTGGAACGATTGCCATCTTCATCAACTAATTGTCCATCAACTGTCACATAGGAACGCCCATCCGCAGGAACTTTCGATTCCAACGTACTCACAACTAATTTAGTGGGAGCGCCACGAACTTTGAGATTGATGGAACTAGAAGCTGATTCAGAACCGATCGCTCTTGCCGTAATCTGGTTGTCACCTGCCTGCAAAGGTACGCCATACCATGTTTGCGTGATGGTTTTATTAGTTTCATCTAGTTCCGATCGCCCAATTGAACTAGGATCAACAGCTTTTCCATTTACCAAAAGCTCAATCCTAGCATTGCTCGGCATTTGGATGACTACGGTCGCCGCAGGAGCATCCAAAACAGTGCCAACCGTAGGCGAAAGAATAACGATGCGCGGAGATGAGTTGTCAGATGGATTAGGAGTATTAGCAGTTTTCGGAATATCGGTAACAGCCTCAGAAGTCTTGAGGGTGCTAGGAACTTTCTCAGTAGATGAGGATTGATCTAGTTGTTGAGAATTTTTACTCTGATTAGGTTTTTCTCCAGTCTGACGATCCGTTTGACTAGTTAAGTTGTCTTTTTGCTTAATGTCTGGATCATTTTTGATGTCAGTAACTAATTCTGCTTTGACCATTGCTGTTGTCAGTAACAACATGATCTGCGGCAAAACTAAAATCCCTAACTTTACAAGAGGTGCAGAAGTGTTTTTCATTACTTTGTACCTTCCTGTTTTGTATCGCTTATACCACGAGCCGCAGGGGTGACTGCAAAGTTAACCCGCCCTAATGCTCCAGGAGCAAGTCGCACTAAACGAGATTGGCTATTACGCTCAATAAAATACAAGTTAGGTGCAAGGGTATATCCTGGAACGGAAGTTAAGTCGAGTGCTAAAGTGCGGTTACCAGATAGAACACTACTGAGAGAGTAAAGTCCATTCGCATCAGTCACTATTCGATTACCATCATCCATATAAATCACTGCATTCGGTACGCCTGGTTCACCGGGTTGCTGTTCGCCATCAAAGTTTTTATCAACAAATACTCGTCCAACTAAGGTTCCACAATCGGACAAGATCCCTGGACGAATTCGCATCAAATGTGATACAGGCCCAGTACGAACGATTCGTCTGTTATCAGTACGTGTACCTGATATAGAGGCTCGGTTAATCCCACTTCCACGAATCGCATCATTGGTAACCTGTGCAGCATAGACAATATTAAGGGGAATATTGTCAGATGCTATAGGAAGTGCAACATTGGGGCGGAAAGTCAAGCTGCGTCCATTCCGTTCCACGGTTACATTAACTGCATTGCCACCAAGCTCAGCACGAACTGAACCATCAACATATTGGAAGCCTAGTGGTAAATCGTCGCGAATTTCGGGATTATTAATCAACGTAGTTGACAGATTTCTAGCATTTAAGCGATAAACAACAATATCGCCTGGCTCTGCTGCGGCGCGATCGCCTGTTTTTAAAAGTTGAATTGCTTGAGCTTCGCAGGTCGCAATATCAAGATTATTGATGGCTACAGCTAAACTTAAACCTACAGTTTCGGCATTAGCGATATTAATAACCCCATTTACAGAGGTAGCTGCATTCGTAGCTGAGATCGGTTCGCCATCTAGGGCTGTAGCAGTGTAGCTAACAATATTACCACTGCGTGCAGTAATGGTAATTCTGACCCTTCGTTCGGCAAGGGGCGAGGTTGCGGGTGGCTTTACCGCTAAAATGTATTCTCTCCCAACATCAACTTGACCACGGCTGACATCCAGCAAAAAGTTGAATCGACCCTGATCGCTATTGACCAAGACGAAGGGATTAGCGTTAAAGAAATTGGGACTGATACCAACTGCTTGTTTTGTCCTAGGTGGCACTGTAGCCGTTAGCGAAACAGGTAAACCAATATCACCAGTGGAATTCAGTAATTCATACAAGCCCACACTGAAGCCCGTGTAATCTGGTAATAGCCCCCCATCACAGGAGGTCAAAGTACCAAATGGATCAACTAGTGGGGGGACTATTGGTATAGTTGATGCTTGAAGTACAGCAGAAACTCCAGTAAAGGTAGAAATTACATTTTCTGGATTGGTGTAACTATAGCTGAAGGTCGCAGTATTCCGAATCTGAGTAGTTGTCTGAGCTGGTTGCGCCAAACTAGATTCGCATACTTGAAAACTTCCAAACAGAACTATGGCAGTAAGGCTTAAACTGTTTCGCAGAAAATTCTGTTTTATTGCACAATTTCGAGTTTTCATTTCCAACAGTTAACCTTAAAACCCTGTAAATATTTTCAGAGATAGAATCCGCACTGTGACGTAGTGCAATTCATAAATTTTCTTATGCTAAAGCATATTTAACGAATGCGAACTTTATAGGTTGCGTAGGCAACTGTTTTCGCCGAGAAGTTATCACCAAATCTCCAGCGAATGTGAGTGTACATGCTTTCTGGCGCTGGACGGGTGACAATTTCTCCATTTTCTAGCTTGACGCGAATTGTGGGCTTTTCAGTGTAAGTTTTACCGCCATCAATGCTGTAGTCTAGTTTTGCACCTTCCACGTTTGGAAGAGTTGCTGAACCTAGGACATAAACTGAACCTTTGGGAATTGGTTGATTGACGACTAACTTTTTGATTTGCCGATCGCTAGTATTGCTTGCAGTTACAACATAGCGAATGGTTTCTCCTGGACGGAGTGACGCATCAGTGGGCAGTGGTTTCCAATCAACGCGCCCAGAAGCTGTAG
This genomic stretch from Pseudanabaena galeata CCNP1313 harbors:
- a CDS encoding DUF11 domain-containing protein; translation: MKTRNCAIKQNFLRNSLSLTAIVLFGSFQVCESSLAQPAQTTTQIRNTATFSYSYTNPENVISTFTGVSAVLQASTIPIVPPLVDPFGTLTSCDGGLLPDYTGFSVGLYELLNSTGDIGLPVSLTATVPPRTKQAVGISPNFFNANPFVLVNSDQGRFNFLLDVSRGQVDVGREYILAVKPPATSPLAERRVRITITARSGNIVSYTATALDGEPISATNAATSVNGVINIANAETVGLSLAVAINNLDIATCEAQAIQLLKTGDRAAAEPGDIVVYRLNARNLSTTLINNPEIRDDLPLGFQYVDGSVRAELGGNAVNVTVERNGRSLTFRPNVALPIASDNIPLNIVYAAQVTNDAIRGSGINRASISGTRTDNRRIVRTGPVSHLMRIRPGILSDCGTLVGRVFVDKNFDGEQQPGEPGVPNAVIYMDDGNRIVTDANGLYSLSSVLSGNRTLALDLTSVPGYTLAPNLYFIERNSQSRLVRLAPGALGRVNFAVTPAARGISDTKQEGTK